Proteins encoded by one window of Microplitis demolitor isolate Queensland-Clemson2020A chromosome 6, iyMicDemo2.1a, whole genome shotgun sequence:
- the LOC128668100 gene encoding uncharacterized protein LOC128668100, with product MIGNQRIHVMKYAHDVALVADTEEELRGMLKELERYTEENKMEVNVEKTKILICRNGGRKKKGKKWMYKGSEVEEVKEFKYLGYHFTTRNSAGKQKKELAQKAQKATNAVWGVIKRSKRNSMRDRMYLMNTVARTVALYGVEVWGWEKSEEIERVHRRLCKMALGVRRDTPEYIWRDEMGVEKMEVILKERAVRYMKDCMMMEKERWPRIALKEEMRGIMNRCPTKCGKMVKVALKKM from the coding sequence ATGATTGGGAACCAACGAATACATGTCATGAAATATGCGCATGATGTGGCGCTAGTTGCGGACACAGAAGAGGAGCTAAGAGGGATGCTGAAAGAGCTGGAAAGATACACAGAAGAGAATAAGATGGAGGTGAACgtggaaaaaacaaaaattctaatatgcAGAAATGGAGGTAGAAAAAAGAAGGGAAAGAAATGGATGTATAAAGGAAGTGAGGTCGAAGaagtcaaagaatttaaatatcttgggTACCATTTCACCACAAGGAATAGCGcagggaaacaaaaaaaggaaCTAGCACAAAAAGCACAAAAGGCCACAAATGCAGTATGGGGAGTGATAAAAAGGAGCAAAAGGAACAGCATGAGGGACAGGATGTATCTGATGAACACTGTGGCAAGAACAGTAGCTTTGTACGGAGTGGAGGTCTGGGGGTGGGAAAAGTCGGAAGAAATAGAGAGGGTGCATAGGAGGCTCTGCAAGATGGCATTAGGAGTAAGAAGGGATACACCAGAATATATTTGGAGGGACGAGATGGGAGTAGAAAAGATggaagtaatattaaaagaaagagCAGTAAGATATATGAAGGATTGTATGATGATGGAAAAAGAGAGATGGCCAAGGATAGCACTGAAAGAAGAAATGAGAGGGATTATGAACAGGTGCCCGACGAAATGTGGGAAAATGGTGAAGGTtgcgctaaaaaaaatgtaa
- the LOC128668101 gene encoding cilia- and flagella-associated protein 251-like, whose protein sequence is MNEVEKAATMMEENEIVVLVETWVMEDKVEITCERLSKEFKWWAKPATREKQRGRAKGGHIIGIKKNCKLKWEVREWKYGMMLEESKESESIITVYNNVGMSKLETELRRQIEECANRDESVMIIGDFNARIGEENVTGEDEGRVRKKRKIERQDTRGDEGGEITYVGGDEESLGSVIDLILTLDRGDEQEIEVRVVERIESDHLPVLARYKVKRNEEESKEGSCMSEEEEQEEIGANKLIWKKEKIQEYAEATQEGLTEAVEEKNELKWEDIKEIVRKGAEKTGMVMKGKKDKDTKEKKKWYNIEVSKERWMMERCEEINNAKDMTKWWEAINRFRGRKKRAASNSIKAKQWEKHFSDLLNGEGNEESEEEENEPWKGEGSNEGSEEPKLDKNFSRREVKAAIRKLLNHKAPGEDGMAAEFIKNSAPDVIEWIGEIINRIWDEGSMPE, encoded by the exons ATGAATGAGGTAGAAAAAGCTGCCACAATGATGGAAGAAAACGAGATTGTTGTGCTAGTGGAGACATGGGTAATGGAAGATAAGGTGGAAATAACATGTGAGAGGCTGAGCAAAGAATTCAAATGGTGGGCGAAGCCTGCGACGAGAGAGAAACAGAGAGGAAGAGCAAAGGGAGGTCATATTattgggataaaaaaaaattgcaaattaaaATGGGAAGTCAGGGAATGGAAATACGGAATGATGTTGGAAGAAAGTAAGGAAAGTGAAAGTATAATCACAGTGTATAACAATGTAGGAATGAGCAAATTAGAAACGGAGCTAAGAAGGCAGATAGAAGAATGTGCAAACAGGGACGAAAGTGTGATGATCATTGGGGACTTTAATGCGAGAATCGGAGAAGAAAACGTAACAGGAGAGGACGAAGGCAGAGtgaggaaaaaaagaaaaatcgagAGACAAGACA CAAGAGGAGATGAAGGTGGGGAAATAACTTACGTCGGGGGAGACGAAGAGAGTTTAGGATCAGTAATTGACCTAATACTAACGCTGGACAGAGGCGATGAGCAAGAAATAGAGGTAAGAGTGGTGGAAAGAATAGAGTCAGATCATCTACCAGTGTTGGCGAGATATAAGGTAAAGAGAAATGAGGAAGAGAGTAAGGAAGGAAGCTGCATGTCAGAGGAGGAAGAGCAGGAAGAAATTGGAGCAAATAAGCTGATctggaagaaagaaaaaatacaggAGTATGCAGAAGCAACGCAGGAAGGTCTGACAGAAGCAGTAGAGGAAAAAAACGAGCTTAAGTGGGAGGATATAAAGGAAATAGTAAGAAAAGGGGCTGAAAAAACGGGGATGGTGATGAAAGGAAAGAAGGACAAAGATACgaaggagaaaaaaaagtggtacAATAtcgagg TGAGCAAGGAAAGGTGGATGATGGAAAGGTGTGAGGAGATAAATAACGCCAAAGACATGACAAAATGGTGGGAAGCCATAAATAGGTTCAGAGGAAGAAAGAAAAGAGCTGCAAGCAACAGCATAAAAGCAAAACAATGGGAAAAGCACTTTAGTGATCTGCTGAATGGGGAAGGCAATGAAGAAtcggaagaagaagaaaatgagCCGTGGAAAGGAGAAGGTAGTAATGAAGGATCAGAGGAGCCGAAGCTCGATAAAAACTTCAGCAGGAGAGAAGTGAAAGCCGCAATAAGAAAGCTCTTGAATCACAAAGCTCCAGGGGAAGACGGGATGGCAGCAGAATTTATAAAGAACAGTGCACCAGATGTCATTGAATGGATAggcgaaattataaatagaatatggGACGAAGGAAGTATGCCAGAATGA